One genomic window of Nocardioides daphniae includes the following:
- a CDS encoding excisionase family DNA-binding protein, producing MTQHLFEMPQTTTGPEPVTVRPNVWLLSSDEIPPLLFTCEQAARFLNVGRHRIFDLIRVGELRSVKVGNSRRISARALADYVAALEVTSG from the coding sequence ATGACCCAGCACCTGTTCGAGATGCCGCAGACGACCACCGGCCCGGAGCCGGTCACCGTGCGGCCCAACGTCTGGCTGCTCAGCAGCGACGAGATCCCGCCGCTGCTCTTCACCTGTGAGCAGGCAGCTCGCTTCCTCAACGTCGGTCGCCACCGCATCTTCGATCTCATCCGAGTCGGTGAGCTCCGGTCGGTCAAGGTCGGAAACTCGCGCCGTATCTCGGCTCGTGCCCTGGCCGACTACGTCGCTGCGCTGGAGGTCACCAGTGGCTAA
- a CDS encoding replication initiator, with the protein MAPGACGSKAHAEHTLGCGGRRVLVSRKWTGKTLKIHQADRAEVVRQTLLAAGVEVPELERIDASVVREDGQQRFQWRVWDPLEARAPVYRQVMTRAIAQRIQWRTDYEAAKARAGPTNAPPRPPDNQRPLLGVASVKGERSELT; encoded by the coding sequence ATGGCTCCCGGCGCATGCGGCTCCAAGGCCCACGCCGAACACACCTTGGGATGCGGTGGCCGGCGAGTCCTGGTCTCGCGCAAGTGGACCGGCAAGACACTCAAGATCCATCAGGCCGACCGGGCAGAGGTCGTCCGCCAGACCCTGTTGGCTGCTGGCGTCGAGGTGCCCGAGCTCGAACGTATCGACGCGAGCGTGGTCCGGGAGGACGGCCAACAGCGCTTCCAGTGGCGAGTGTGGGATCCGCTCGAAGCCAGAGCTCCCGTCTATCGCCAGGTGATGACTCGTGCCATCGCACAACGCATCCAGTGGCGCACCGACTACGAAGCCGCCAAGGCGCGAGCAGGCCCCACGAACGCACCACCCCGTCCTCCCGATAACCAGCGCCCCCTGCTTGGGGTGGCGTCGGTCAAGGGGGAGCGAAGCGAACTCACGTAG
- a CDS encoding WhiB family transcriptional regulator yields MNDDWRDHALCRRFPDLPWIAEPQDRSEGAQQALEAVCRACPVADACADFASHHRVTSAFYAGRDRTPEVEAKESHANGAA; encoded by the coding sequence ATGAACGACGACTGGCGTGATCACGCCCTGTGCCGTCGCTTTCCAGACCTTCCCTGGATCGCGGAACCCCAGGACCGTAGCGAAGGCGCCCAGCAGGCCCTTGAAGCCGTCTGTCGCGCCTGTCCCGTTGCCGACGCCTGTGCCGACTTCGCCTCTCATCACCGCGTCACCAGCGCCTTCTACGCCGGTCGTGATCGCACCCCGGAGGTCGAGGCCAAGGAATCGCACGCGAACGGGGCTGCGTGA
- a CDS encoding FtsK/SpoIIIE domain-containing protein, with the protein MTVHDEVRWWIQFGRAFLARPAALCFAVALAWWFPGWLLTTGALVLAGAIGLRLWARRRPASYARFSVALAARRKARNLVRAWPDVCASCGLDREGACPTVRRRRVRGPHVELLVTPLLGQTLQHFAAVSEPLRSGVQASRLRLESHGPRDVRMIFTVVESLRATFPSTVPDEVTALEHATLGRQEDGRPWRLALGPHTLVAGSSGAGKGSVFWSFAVALAPAVRAGSVHLHGIDLKAGMEVLMGRGLFTSVATDAVEAVALLEDLVADMQERARQYAGTQRSHCATTENPLHIVMIDELAALTAYNNERELQRRAETAINLLCSQGRAPGFMVFACLQDPRKEVIPSRGLFTQMVGLRLKDISETTMVLGETAALTGAHCHRIRRDVPGTGYVVPEDGGHPILVRAGYASDELIREVAQTYAAPETREIDVAAVRDSLGPRRRPRSREDVA; encoded by the coding sequence GTGACTGTCCACGACGAAGTCCGATGGTGGATCCAGTTCGGGCGCGCCTTCCTCGCGCGGCCCGCTGCGCTCTGTTTCGCGGTGGCCCTGGCCTGGTGGTTTCCCGGATGGCTCCTGACCACCGGTGCCTTGGTGTTGGCCGGTGCCATCGGACTTCGTCTGTGGGCGCGACGGCGCCCTGCGTCCTACGCCCGCTTCTCCGTCGCTCTCGCGGCCCGACGGAAGGCACGCAACCTGGTCCGTGCCTGGCCTGATGTCTGTGCCTCGTGCGGTCTCGACAGGGAGGGTGCCTGCCCAACGGTTCGCAGACGCCGTGTGCGTGGTCCTCACGTCGAGCTTCTGGTGACTCCGTTGCTCGGACAGACCTTGCAGCACTTCGCCGCCGTGTCAGAGCCTCTGCGCTCGGGCGTCCAGGCCTCCCGCCTGCGGCTCGAGTCCCACGGGCCGCGTGACGTTCGCATGATCTTCACGGTGGTGGAGAGCCTTCGCGCCACCTTCCCCAGCACCGTGCCCGACGAGGTGACGGCGCTCGAGCACGCAACTCTCGGCCGTCAGGAGGACGGCCGCCCCTGGCGCCTTGCACTGGGACCTCACACGCTCGTGGCGGGGAGCTCGGGTGCTGGCAAGGGTTCGGTCTTCTGGTCCTTCGCCGTGGCACTCGCTCCTGCGGTGCGTGCCGGCTCGGTCCACCTGCATGGGATCGACCTCAAGGCCGGAATGGAGGTGCTCATGGGCCGCGGTCTCTTCACGAGTGTCGCCACCGACGCGGTCGAGGCAGTCGCCCTGCTCGAGGACCTGGTTGCGGACATGCAGGAACGAGCTCGGCAGTACGCCGGCACGCAACGCTCACACTGCGCCACCACGGAGAACCCGTTGCACATCGTCATGATCGATGAGCTGGCCGCCCTCACCGCCTACAACAACGAGCGCGAGCTCCAGCGCCGGGCAGAGACGGCCATCAACCTTCTGTGCTCGCAAGGCCGGGCGCCCGGCTTCATGGTCTTCGCCTGCCTGCAGGATCCCCGCAAGGAAGTCATCCCGTCGCGGGGCCTCTTCACCCAGATGGTCGGTCTTCGGCTCAAGGACATCAGTGAGACCACCATGGTCCTGGGCGAGACCGCTGCCCTGACGGGTGCCCACTGCCACCGGATCAGGCGAGACGTCCCAGGCACTGGCTACGTCGTGCCGGAGGACGGCGGACATCCCATCCTCGTCCGTGCCGGGTATGCGAGCGACGAGCTCATCCGCGAGGTCGCCCAGACGTACGCCGCCCCCGAAACACGCGAGATCGACGTGGCTGCAGTGCGTGACTCGCTCGGTCCCCGTCGACGCCCCCGATCGAGGGAGGATGTGGCATGA
- a CDS encoding plasmid replication, integration and excision activator, whose protein sequence is MAMPRKIPVDFGVVFPFGAYAVGEVQPVRDYDRSTKDNLVQATDPDTGVLLWSVDVVDGDPDARKANRTMSVKILAKVQPVLPTSLDGLPFTPVEFDNLTATPYIEDNGNFSKLAWSLRAGGVREPARGAKPAPVKASA, encoded by the coding sequence ATGGCGATGCCGCGAAAGATCCCCGTCGACTTCGGGGTCGTGTTCCCGTTCGGTGCCTACGCCGTCGGCGAGGTGCAGCCGGTCCGCGACTACGACCGCTCCACCAAGGACAACCTGGTCCAGGCGACCGACCCCGACACCGGGGTCCTGCTCTGGTCCGTCGACGTCGTCGACGGTGACCCCGACGCCCGCAAGGCCAACCGCACCATGAGCGTCAAGATCCTCGCCAAGGTGCAGCCCGTCCTGCCGACCAGCCTCGACGGCCTGCCCTTCACTCCGGTCGAGTTCGACAACCTCACGGCCACCCCCTACATCGAGGACAACGGCAACTTCTCGAAGCTCGCCTGGTCCCTGCGAGCTGGTGGTGTCAGGGAGCCCGCCAGGGGTGCCAAGCCCGCGCCGGTGAAGGCCAGCGCGTGA
- a CDS encoding helix-turn-helix domain-containing protein has product MGNDRLRQLMQLKGTSTTDLATLVEVDPKTVSRWIETGRVPHPRHRASVARLLESEETFLWPQLIQDPSTHVASRAEIAAVYPSRAAVPATLWRRLLESATENLDILVYSGLFLIDTNPDLPQLLEKKAAAGLRARLLYGDPDSAVVTNRGAEEGIGENLAARVRMSLSYMSGLLDASGVEIRQHHAVLYNSIYRFDDDMLVNTHVLGFPAGQNPVLHVQRVEGGKLFEHYGASFDRLWADALECSTTPTCSV; this is encoded by the coding sequence ATGGGAAACGATCGCCTTCGCCAGCTGATGCAACTCAAAGGCACCAGCACCACTGACCTTGCCACGCTCGTCGAGGTGGATCCCAAGACCGTGAGCCGATGGATCGAGACTGGGCGGGTGCCCCATCCTCGACACCGCGCGTCTGTCGCACGGCTCCTGGAGAGTGAGGAGACCTTCCTGTGGCCCCAACTCATTCAGGACCCGTCGACGCACGTTGCCAGCCGAGCTGAGATCGCGGCGGTGTACCCCAGTCGGGCAGCGGTGCCGGCCACGCTCTGGCGCCGGCTGCTGGAGTCGGCGACCGAGAACCTCGACATCTTGGTCTACTCAGGGCTCTTCCTGATCGACACCAACCCGGACCTGCCGCAACTGCTCGAGAAGAAGGCGGCAGCGGGACTCAGGGCTCGGTTGCTCTACGGGGATCCCGACTCCGCCGTGGTCACTAACCGTGGCGCTGAGGAAGGTATTGGCGAGAACCTCGCTGCCCGGGTACGGATGAGCCTGTCCTACATGAGTGGTCTCCTGGATGCGTCTGGCGTCGAGATCCGCCAGCACCACGCGGTCCTCTACAACTCGATCTACCGCTTCGACGACGACATGCTCGTGAATACGCATGTCCTGGGGTTCCCGGCCGGCCAGAACCCTGTCCTCCACGTCCAGCGCGTCGAGGGCGGCAAGCTCTTCGAGCACTACGGAGCGTCCTTCGACCGACTATGGGCGGATGCCTTGGAGTGCTCCACCACGCCCACGTGCTCCGTCTGA
- a CDS encoding NUDIX hydrolase produces MRIGESIAEAVVREVREETGYEVEVTGLTGTYTNPKHVMAYEDGEVRQQFSIAFTARLLGGEPRTSSESKRVEWFHPEDTHDLPMHPSMRMRLAHALSGGPVYIG; encoded by the coding sequence ATGAGAATCGGGGAGTCCATCGCCGAAGCGGTGGTACGAGAGGTCCGCGAGGAGACGGGGTACGAGGTGGAGGTGACCGGGCTGACCGGCACCTACACCAACCCGAAGCACGTCATGGCCTACGAGGACGGAGAGGTCCGCCAGCAGTTCTCCATCGCTTTTACCGCCCGTCTCCTAGGCGGTGAGCCCCGCACGAGTTCGGAGAGCAAGCGCGTCGAATGGTTCCACCCCGAGGACACCCACGACCTGCCTATGCACCCCTCAATGCGAATGCGCTTGGCTCACGCACTGAGCGGCGGGCCGGTCTACATCGGTTGA
- a CDS encoding HD domain-containing protein — MSWTVAECRELAEESLDEMPARWKHVRAVAELVDSWSRKGLVSDVVVKAAWLHDVGYSRRVIRTGMHALDGARYLDLHGLDAEVIALVAHHTGAWAEAEERGLTGQLAVFDAPEERNLDALTLADLTRGPEGERVTVVERLAEIYTRYEEQHPVHRAVTRSGLGLQATAARAAKRLSQPM, encoded by the coding sequence GTGTCTTGGACTGTCGCAGAGTGTCGTGAGTTGGCCGAAGAGTCGCTAGACGAGATGCCGGCTCGTTGGAAGCACGTGCGCGCTGTCGCTGAACTGGTCGACTCTTGGTCCCGCAAGGGATTGGTATCTGACGTTGTGGTCAAGGCTGCCTGGCTTCATGACGTGGGGTACTCCCGCCGCGTGATTCGCACAGGGATGCACGCGCTCGACGGGGCTAGGTACCTCGACCTTCACGGCCTGGACGCCGAAGTCATCGCCTTGGTTGCTCACCACACGGGGGCATGGGCGGAAGCAGAAGAGCGTGGGTTGACCGGTCAACTTGCGGTCTTCGATGCCCCGGAGGAGCGGAATTTGGATGCGCTTACACTCGCGGATCTCACTCGCGGACCCGAGGGCGAACGAGTGACGGTTGTCGAACGTTTGGCAGAGATTTATACCCGTTACGAGGAACAACATCCGGTACACCGGGCCGTCACCCGCTCAGGACTGGGTCTGCAGGCGACTGCTGCACGAGCGGCTAAGCGGCTCTCTCAACCGATGTAG
- a CDS encoding site-specific DNA-methyltransferase yields MSRLSDLLKAVENLDPQLGKDLISEIAPIRERVPFGLNFERHVPEAVQLPGHPIRKGSKVHVLPPRGSTARGDRRLWAVRAINQDLGTVEIEATSREGVESRTVHRDDLVLVAEFSDHIYPGLRLTDSVQRSDTKPFHTVINGENYHVLEQLTFTHGHSVDAIYIDPPYNTGARDWKYNNDYVESDDLYRHSKWLAFMERRLKLAERLLNPDDSVLILAIDENEVHRVHLLLEQVFRKSKIQMVTVLINPAGASIIDQFSRVDEHLLFVHIGTARPQRTFTDTTPGTSNFVTVDGEAKPFRWEPFQRSGGNSRREDTKAKFFPVWIHEETGTIVGCGDHLPEGVDRKDAPPPPPGCVAQWPIKQDGSEACWQLSAPTFRQYLKEGRIKIGTRKKTTGRWGIGFAGKGAMAAIAAGELMTEGRDDKGSLIIKNAEGKVRSQVGKTMWTNGAYSATEHGSTLLRNFLPRRKFPFPKSLYAVEDALRYYIGHKPDAVVLDFFAGSGTTAHAVMRLNRQDGGNRTSISVTNNEVSDEEQAALRRQGHRPGDFEWEALGIFEHITKPRLRAAITGVNSDGKPAPGRYRFADEFPMSEGFEENAAFFTLTYESKWLVGVDRAFAAIAPMLWLRAGARGRIIESLPESGFDVAEAYGVIRDLDRADEFLDALTEHREIRIAYIITDDEGRYQQLAHEIPHLETVRLYEDYLRNCETSGTV; encoded by the coding sequence ATGTCACGACTGTCGGACCTGCTGAAAGCCGTTGAGAATCTTGATCCACAATTGGGTAAGGACCTCATCTCCGAGATCGCACCGATACGTGAGCGCGTCCCATTCGGCCTCAACTTCGAGCGTCACGTGCCTGAAGCGGTGCAGTTACCCGGCCATCCGATTCGCAAGGGCTCCAAGGTCCACGTGCTACCTCCACGGGGCTCCACCGCTAGAGGCGACAGAAGACTTTGGGCCGTACGAGCGATCAATCAAGACCTTGGGACGGTCGAAATCGAGGCTACCAGCCGAGAGGGTGTTGAAAGTCGCACCGTACACCGAGACGATCTCGTCTTGGTAGCGGAATTCAGTGACCATATCTACCCAGGGTTGCGTCTCACCGATTCCGTCCAGCGCTCCGACACGAAGCCATTTCACACGGTGATCAACGGCGAAAACTATCACGTCCTGGAGCAACTCACCTTCACCCATGGACACTCCGTCGACGCGATCTATATCGACCCTCCGTATAACACGGGTGCCCGTGACTGGAAATATAACAACGACTACGTCGAGAGCGATGATCTGTATCGACACTCAAAGTGGCTCGCGTTCATGGAAAGGCGCTTGAAGCTCGCCGAGCGCCTTTTAAACCCTGATGACTCCGTACTCATCCTCGCAATTGACGAGAACGAAGTTCATCGGGTTCACCTTTTGCTTGAGCAAGTGTTTCGCAAATCGAAGATTCAGATGGTCACGGTCTTGATCAACCCCGCGGGGGCCTCAATCATCGATCAATTCTCTCGAGTTGATGAACACCTACTTTTCGTTCACATCGGGACCGCACGGCCGCAGCGCACTTTTACTGACACCACTCCGGGTACGTCCAATTTTGTTACCGTGGACGGAGAAGCGAAACCGTTTCGATGGGAGCCCTTCCAACGCTCCGGCGGCAATTCGAGACGGGAAGACACTAAGGCCAAATTCTTTCCTGTTTGGATTCACGAAGAGACAGGAACGATTGTTGGTTGCGGCGATCACCTTCCCGAGGGAGTTGATCGAAAGGACGCACCACCGCCACCGCCGGGGTGCGTGGCACAGTGGCCGATCAAACAGGATGGCAGCGAGGCCTGTTGGCAGCTTTCCGCCCCCACCTTTCGTCAGTATCTGAAGGAGGGACGCATCAAGATCGGCACCCGCAAGAAGACCACCGGACGCTGGGGTATCGGATTTGCAGGCAAGGGCGCCATGGCAGCCATCGCTGCTGGAGAGCTGATGACCGAAGGCCGAGACGACAAGGGGTCGCTGATCATCAAGAACGCCGAGGGAAAGGTACGTAGCCAAGTCGGAAAGACCATGTGGACCAACGGTGCGTACAGCGCAACCGAACACGGGTCAACCCTTCTCAGAAACTTTCTACCTCGGCGGAAGTTCCCATTTCCCAAGAGTCTTTATGCCGTCGAGGACGCCTTGAGATACTACATCGGACATAAGCCAGATGCCGTTGTCCTCGATTTTTTTGCGGGATCCGGAACTACAGCGCACGCAGTGATGCGCCTTAATCGCCAAGACGGCGGAAACCGAACTTCGATCTCCGTAACGAACAACGAGGTATCCGACGAAGAGCAAGCTGCGCTGCGACGCCAGGGACACCGGCCGGGCGATTTCGAGTGGGAGGCTCTTGGAATATTCGAACATATCACTAAGCCGCGTCTGCGAGCGGCCATTACTGGAGTCAATAGCGATGGGAAGCCGGCTCCTGGGAGGTACCGGTTCGCTGACGAATTTCCAATGTCCGAAGGATTCGAAGAGAACGCTGCATTCTTCACGTTGACCTACGAGTCAAAGTGGCTCGTCGGAGTCGACCGGGCCTTCGCGGCTATCGCCCCAATGCTGTGGCTCCGGGCCGGTGCGCGCGGGCGCATCATCGAATCTCTTCCGGAGTCCGGCTTCGATGTTGCAGAGGCTTACGGGGTAATCCGTGACCTCGACCGGGCAGACGAATTCCTCGACGCTCTAACCGAGCACCGCGAGATTCGGATCGCCTACATCATCACCGATGACGAGGGGCGCTACCAGCAACTGGCTCACGAGATCCCCCACCTCGAAACAGTTCGTCTGTACGAGGACTATCTCCGCAACTGCGAAACGAGCGGCACCGTCTGA
- a CDS encoding DEAD/DEAH box helicase family protein: MRYTLKDYQADAVGETLAELVSARDFYRSASKRVSSVALAATTGAGKTVMAAAAIETLFRE, from the coding sequence ATGCGTTACACACTCAAAGACTATCAAGCCGACGCTGTGGGCGAGACTCTCGCTGAACTCGTGTCTGCCCGCGACTTCTATCGCAGCGCCAGTAAGCGGGTCAGCTCGGTGGCGCTGGCAGCGACCACCGGCGCCGGCAAGACCGTCATGGCCGCCGCGGCGATCGAGACTCTTTTTCGGGAGTGA
- a CDS encoding M23 family metallopeptidase translates to MASQESRFQNYANDGRGGDLAPEQRGIAASLRLPHDAVGTDHGSLGVFQQQWPWWGTMRDLMDPASAAEKFYSALNEVEGWEGMSIGEAGQAVQRSAFPDAYDDDVALARKLLAAAGGTDTVAEVAYYGSTAECANTVFSGEVVMPLAGSGYVDAKNFGKSGSRWTKTHTGTDFSSACGTPVLASTGGTITVRTDQGWSGRWLVTLDAGESGVITWYAHMQSVSVASGDIVSPGQPIGAVGSEGNSTGCHLHFEVRPDGGDPINPSVWLAANVGKTVPVSDTTADASAVAMTAQVGASLSAKEAARLVGNLLRRKPDVLLLQEVEGRNLDVMVQRSRGRWGVWHPAGARGSSAIIWDRNQFAVTQRGNAFGLRDGNMERWMPWVVLQSQAGAIPVLNVHMPDRAPESSRRRRSRA, encoded by the coding sequence GTGGCGTCCCAGGAGTCTCGCTTCCAGAACTACGCCAACGACGGCCGAGGTGGTGACCTGGCCCCCGAGCAGCGGGGGATCGCTGCCTCGCTGCGCCTGCCACATGACGCTGTGGGCACCGACCACGGTTCGCTGGGCGTCTTCCAACAGCAGTGGCCGTGGTGGGGAACCATGCGCGACCTCATGGACCCGGCGTCGGCGGCCGAGAAGTTCTACTCCGCCCTCAACGAGGTCGAGGGGTGGGAAGGCATGAGCATCGGGGAGGCCGGCCAGGCGGTGCAACGTTCTGCCTTCCCCGACGCGTACGACGACGACGTCGCCCTGGCGCGAAAGCTCCTGGCTGCTGCGGGTGGGACCGACACGGTCGCCGAGGTGGCCTACTACGGCTCCACCGCCGAGTGCGCCAACACCGTCTTCAGCGGCGAGGTCGTGATGCCGCTGGCCGGCTCTGGCTACGTCGACGCCAAGAACTTCGGGAAGAGCGGCTCGCGCTGGACCAAGACGCACACTGGCACTGACTTCTCATCTGCCTGCGGCACCCCGGTCTTGGCCTCAACTGGCGGCACCATCACGGTGCGGACGGACCAAGGCTGGTCGGGGAGATGGCTGGTCACTCTCGACGCAGGCGAGAGCGGAGTCATTACTTGGTACGCCCACATGCAGTCCGTGTCGGTTGCGAGCGGCGACATCGTCAGCCCTGGCCAACCCATCGGTGCCGTCGGAAGTGAAGGCAACTCCACGGGATGTCATCTGCACTTCGAAGTCCGCCCTGATGGGGGTGACCCCATCAATCCGAGCGTCTGGCTGGCTGCGAACGTCGGCAAGACGGTGCCTGTGTCGGACACGACAGCAGACGCGTCTGCGGTTGCCATGACAGCCCAGGTCGGTGCCAGCCTCTCCGCGAAGGAGGCCGCTCGTCTGGTGGGAAACCTGCTCCGTAGGAAGCCCGATGTGCTCTTGCTGCAGGAGGTCGAAGGCCGGAACCTCGACGTGATGGTGCAACGCTCTCGCGGACGTTGGGGTGTGTGGCATCCGGCCGGTGCTAGAGGGAGCAGCGCCATTATCTGGGACCGCAACCAGTTCGCCGTCACCCAGAGAGGCAACGCGTTCGGCCTGAGGGACGGGAACATGGAGCGATGGATGCCGTGGGTGGTGCTCCAGTCACAGGCCGGCGCGATCCCCGTCCTCAACGTGCACATGCCAGACAGAGCACCCGAGAGCTCGCGTCGCCGGAGATCAAGAGCATGA
- a CDS encoding ATP-binding protein translates to MGDRRGPYIGFTAGASRQAVMFDTHYATEVRETSGLVPVVGGLGAGKSVLIGLVTYEAVRRGIPSVILDPSGPLSRLTELPELREHSEHLDLTTAASGTLNPFEVVAPPVRQAFSDDKAFAEAEVLAAQDRKLLAMDVIRMLLPASVDAMPSTSLVISDAVRATRGTAETSLWHVVQLLEQHQDPHARVVANYLRDMAELPLARLFFPSTEQTSARRLGARLTVLTMPGLSLPPRSVPRDHWSTTEQLSVPLLHLASWYAARAVYGRTMQSRKLVALDETHFLGEWSAGRALFTRLGRDSRKWNTCVLAASQNPSDVLGMDVANFMSAAFVGRIEDEDNARDGLRMLRVPTGVGYERVLASLSQQRGDESSREFVMRDVDGNVDRVRIDLSANPGLLDVLNTTARPAADDDGLVA, encoded by the coding sequence GTGGGCGACCGCCGGGGTCCCTACATCGGCTTCACCGCCGGTGCTTCGCGCCAAGCCGTCATGTTCGACACTCACTACGCCACTGAGGTCCGGGAGACGTCGGGTCTTGTTCCCGTCGTCGGAGGTCTCGGTGCCGGCAAGAGTGTGCTGATCGGTCTCGTCACCTACGAAGCCGTTCGACGCGGAATCCCGTCGGTGATTCTGGACCCATCGGGTCCGTTGTCGCGCCTGACCGAACTGCCCGAGCTGCGCGAACACAGCGAGCACCTTGACCTGACGACGGCGGCCAGCGGGACGCTCAACCCGTTCGAGGTCGTGGCACCGCCCGTTCGGCAGGCGTTCTCGGACGACAAGGCCTTCGCCGAAGCGGAAGTCTTGGCAGCCCAGGACCGCAAGCTGCTCGCGATGGACGTCATCCGCATGCTGTTGCCGGCCTCGGTGGATGCGATGCCGAGCACGTCGCTCGTTATCTCTGACGCCGTCAGGGCGACACGAGGCACGGCAGAGACGTCCTTGTGGCACGTGGTCCAGCTCCTCGAGCAGCACCAGGACCCCCATGCTCGCGTGGTCGCCAACTATCTTAGGGACATGGCGGAGCTGCCGCTCGCGCGGCTCTTCTTCCCGAGCACCGAGCAGACCTCGGCTCGACGGCTTGGCGCCAGGCTGACCGTGCTCACGATGCCTGGTCTCAGCCTCCCGCCTCGCAGCGTCCCGCGCGACCACTGGTCCACCACGGAGCAGCTGTCCGTTCCCCTCCTGCATCTGGCGTCCTGGTACGCCGCACGTGCCGTCTACGGACGAACGATGCAGAGCCGCAAGCTCGTCGCGCTGGACGAGACCCACTTCCTGGGTGAGTGGTCAGCAGGGCGGGCGCTCTTCACGCGACTCGGTCGAGACTCGCGCAAGTGGAACACCTGCGTCCTGGCCGCGTCGCAGAACCCCTCAGACGTCTTGGGCATGGACGTCGCCAACTTCATGTCCGCTGCCTTCGTCGGTCGCATCGAGGACGAAGACAATGCCCGCGACGGACTGCGCATGCTCCGCGTGCCGACCGGAGTGGGTTACGAGCGAGTGCTCGCGTCGTTGTCACAGCAGCGTGGCGACGAGAGCTCCCGCGAGTTCGTCATGCGGGACGTGGACGGCAACGTCGACAGAGTCCGGATCGACCTCAGCGCCAACCCGGGGTTGCTGGACGTGCTGAACACCACGGCGCGACCCGCCGCGGACGACGACGGGCTCGTGGCATGA
- a CDS encoding DUF3800 domain-containing protein, whose product MGNTTNIYCDESCHLPDDGQRVMVLGAVTCPVDKSREVSQRLREIRERHHLPAPFEVKWTKVSPAKFDYYRDLVDYFFDDDDLKFRAVVAPKEGLNHAQFDQTHDDWYYKMMYQLLTRLLVPGSTYRIYLDKKDTRSGEKVDRLHRVLSNSVYDFDRRIVERVQIVQSHDVAQLQLADLLLGAISYVNRHLDGSRAKLGLVDRIRERSGYDLTRSTLLREEKFNIFHWRSA is encoded by the coding sequence GTGGGCAACACCACGAACATCTACTGCGATGAGAGTTGCCACCTACCAGACGACGGCCAACGGGTCATGGTGCTGGGCGCAGTAACCTGCCCGGTGGATAAGTCACGCGAGGTCTCGCAAAGGCTGCGCGAAATTCGTGAGCGACACCACCTGCCGGCACCCTTCGAAGTGAAGTGGACCAAGGTGTCACCGGCCAAGTTTGACTACTACCGCGACCTCGTCGACTACTTCTTCGACGATGACGACTTGAAGTTCCGCGCAGTGGTCGCCCCCAAGGAGGGGCTGAACCACGCCCAATTCGATCAGACACACGACGACTGGTACTACAAGATGATGTACCAGTTGCTGACGCGGTTGCTCGTTCCCGGGTCGACCTACCGCATCTACCTGGACAAGAAGGACACACGCAGCGGAGAGAAGGTCGATCGGCTGCACCGCGTGCTTAGCAACAGCGTGTATGACTTTGACCGTCGAATCGTGGAGCGAGTCCAGATCGTGCAGTCGCATGACGTCGCCCAGCTGCAATTGGCTGACCTGTTGCTGGGTGCAATCTCTTACGTCAACCGACACTTGGACGGCAGCCGCGCGAAACTAGGTCTAGTCGACCGCATCCGGGAGCGGTCCGGGTACGACCTCACGCGTTCCACGCTGCTTCGCGAGGAGAAGTTCAACATCTTCCACTGGCGGTCCGCATGA
- a CDS encoding peptidase inhibitor family I36 protein has protein sequence MKFKTTVVRFSGMLMASVLVMLVGAVPAQAAGPSNRLYICASDNYTPTCLERASYDSDFHNDPCDLSCGIYDTTFGDDASSVSNNTGDWWKLFKDKDYKGHTVCLRPWGYSMDLTDSALEDEISSTKRMGTSRPSGCDKVIG, from the coding sequence ATGAAGTTCAAGACCACCGTGGTCCGGTTCAGCGGGATGCTCATGGCGAGCGTGCTGGTGATGTTGGTGGGCGCCGTGCCCGCGCAGGCGGCTGGTCCGTCCAACCGGCTCTACATCTGTGCGAGCGACAACTACACGCCGACCTGCCTGGAGAGGGCGTCGTACGACAGCGACTTCCACAACGACCCGTGCGACCTGTCGTGCGGGATCTACGACACCACCTTCGGCGATGACGCCTCCAGCGTCTCCAACAACACCGGCGACTGGTGGAAGCTGTTCAAGGACAAGGACTACAAGGGGCACACCGTGTGCCTGCGCCCCTGGGGTTACAGCATGGACCTGACCGACTCGGCCCTGGAGGACGAGATCTCCAGCACCAAGCGGATGGGAACTTCGCGGCCGAGCGGCTGCGACAAGGTCATCGGCTGA